The Candidatus Mycosynbacter amalyticus genome contains the following window.
TCCATAGTATACACCTGCTGTGCTATACTATTGAACATAATACGTGAGGTAATGGTATGAAAGTCCGTATAGAAATAGATACACATACGTTTGTGCGGTTTTGGCTAGTCGTGATTGGGTTTGGCCTGGCTGGACTGGCAATTTATAGTGCACGAACCGCTCTTGTTATTATTGGCGCAGCAGCTTTTTTGGCACTTGCGCTGAGTAATCCGGTTGCCAAACTGGCGGATAAGATGCCAGGTAAAAGCCGTATTGGGGCAACTGCCGCAGCATTTGTATTAATTGTCGCGTTTTTGGGAACATTCATCGCACTCATCGTGCCACCTATTATCGAGCAAACTGCCAAAGTAGCGGACAACGTGCCGACACTTATCGACTCCGCACAAGAGAATTGGCACTTGGCTGACGAGTTCGTGAAGCGCTACGGGCTCGAGTCACAGGTAGACTCAGCGCTCAACAGTGCCAAGGAAAATGCCACATCGTGGGCCGCAAATATCGGCTCTTCATTTGTCTCGAGTCTGGGCTCTCTGTTTAATACCGTTGCTGCGATCTTCCTGGCGCTTGTACTGACGTTTCTCATGCTAGTAGAAGGACCCACTTGGCTCCGTAAACTCTGGGGGGTATATACTGACGAAGACAAGATGGAGTATCACCAACGCCTGGCGCGCCGTATGCACATGGTAGTGACGGGCTACGTCACTGGTCAGATTGCAGTGTCAGGTATTGGTGCGCTTTGTGCGGGTTTAATGGTATTTATTCTGCACTTCTTCTTCCCTGCTGTACCGATGAACCTGGCACTACCTACAGTTGCAATTGCGTTTATCTTCTCGCTTATCCCAATGTTTGGTGCAACCATTGCCGGTGTGCTGATTACCGCACTTCTCGCATTCAATAACGTAACAGCTGCAATTGTCTTCGTGGTATTCTTTGTCGTATACCAACAGATTGAAAACAACTTCGTGTCGCCAACGATTCAAGCGAAGACGGTCGAGCTGTCAGCACTTGCCGTACTAGTTGCAGTGACTATTGGACTCTATGTGTTTGGTCTTGCGGGAGGTATTATCTCGATTCCTATCGCCGGTTGTATCAAAGTGTTGCTCGAGGATCATTTCCAGCAGACGAAAAAAGCGCGCAAGAAGAGCGACAAGCCACTACATAAGTTGGTGAAGAAGTTGCAAGAAGAGGCTTAGCAGCAGTTTGTCATTCCAGATCAAGTCTGGAATGACAGGCGCGCTACTTGTATTCCCAGATCGTATGATGCGCGGTGTCACGCACAGCGATACCGTCTACCGCTAGCCGATCACGTAGCTCGTCCGATTTCATCCAATCTTTGTTCTGGCGAGCTTGCGTGCGCCCTAGGATAAGTCGCTTCTGATCATCTGTAATATCCGGAGTACTCTCTATTAGTTGGAGACCGAGTATATCATCAATCGCTTCAAGTAGCTCAGTAAGCGTGTGATGATTGATATGGTCGAATCCACGTGCTTCGATATCACTAAATGTTTCGTCAATGATGCGCAGGGCTTCGGGTGTATTCAAGTCATCGCTAAGTGCTTCACGAATAGCGCCTATGGCCGCTGGCGAAGGATCCATCTCGTCGTTCTGGTGTAGACTGTCGTGTGTTTGGTGACGCAAGGCAGCCACATTACGCCAATGCGAGAGGCGATTCTGGGCCGCCTCCAGGTTTTCCCAGGTGAAGTTGCCTTCGCTACGGTAATGTTTGGTGTAGACGAAAAGTTTGAATGCCATAACACTGTAGCCTTTTTCTTCAATATCTGCGAGGGTGTAAATATTACCGAG
Protein-coding sequences here:
- a CDS encoding AI-2E family transporter; protein product: MKVRIEIDTHTFVRFWLVVIGFGLAGLAIYSARTALVIIGAAAFLALALSNPVAKLADKMPGKSRIGATAAAFVLIVAFLGTFIALIVPPIIEQTAKVADNVPTLIDSAQENWHLADEFVKRYGLESQVDSALNSAKENATSWAANIGSSFVSSLGSLFNTVAAIFLALVLTFLMLVEGPTWLRKLWGVYTDEDKMEYHQRLARRMHMVVTGYVTGQIAVSGIGALCAGLMVFILHFFFPAVPMNLALPTVAIAFIFSLIPMFGATIAGVLITALLAFNNVTAAIVFVVFFVVYQQIENNFVSPTIQAKTVELSALAVLVAVTIGLYVFGLAGGIISIPIAGCIKVLLEDHFQQTKKARKKSDKPLHKLVKKLQEEA